In Rutidosis leptorrhynchoides isolate AG116_Rl617_1_P2 chromosome 2, CSIRO_AGI_Rlap_v1, whole genome shotgun sequence, one genomic interval encodes:
- the LOC139894270 gene encoding putative E3 ubiquitin-protein ligase LIN-1 isoform X4 produces the protein MLSNCNSTCYDFNGTFSPIWADEGEQSIGTQMNKSSKNLLKFPSFFPERVSPRVLTNQRSSSRLSKPAPYNKDSDSEPDDNNCCSISSSDSDTELYDKNIEMSSLDTKQTEPQKQKQSIITESSFVDPLMEDYDNPINEGKHTPPKDFVCPITTHIINDPVTLETGQTYERKAIQQWLERGNSTCPITRQKLHSTQLPKTNYVLKRLIASWKELNPSNSGSLENEPVFIPQLNFTSPDSVISQATLDGTVNELRTSIAKLCSSEVLKEAETAVFKIEKFWQELPESGMEVELQTMLSQPPVINGFIEILFSSIDTRVLIATVYLLSELGSRDNNVISTLTRVDSDVECVIALFKKGLFEAVVLIYLLRPSTATLLQMEMIDSLLSVANKKDDEFFKMCVKPKAASVFLLGQIVTSGDDGAVFEVVKRVISGNVIECIISSLQSEWVEERMTAVRILLRCIQEDGKCRNVIADKAELAPVLEILVGSNDKDQFDIVQFLSELVKLNRRTFNNQILHIIKDEGTFSTMHTLLVYLQTAEADQLPVVAGLLLQLDLLAEPRKMSIYREEAIDTLISCLQSSDSPASQNAAAETILSLQGRFSSSGKPLVHSYLLKQAGLDKSYRSTMRKEQLTYNVGEEEETAAEEWEKRAAFVLVSHEFGLIFEALSEGLKSKYAEICLACFVSATWLVHMLTLLPDTGIKGTARICLLDRFVSIFKSAKDTQDKALSMLALSSFIHDPDGLTDIKTHMKDILKGLREFKKSSTVAFEMLKVFSEGSESSADLWNHKELSQQDCITNGEVVSVVCVKDKIFSGHSDGTIKVWTSKGSDLHLILEIREHSKAVTSLTVLPSGDILYSGSHDKTVRGWSISKDMIQCEQVYDVKDHVNNLQVANSISCFIPQGAGIKIHAWSGTSKLLNSSKYVKCLDLVQGRLYSGCHDNSIQEIDLATGTLSSIQSGSRKLIGKSNPIHALKVYDGFVYSVSPSIEGTALKIWDATNYSLIQSVTLGSEVRTMVISSDMIYMGCKGGIIEVWCRKKLSRKETLQTGTSSRVLCMALHPNEDVLVIGTSDGRLQAWGVS, from the exons ATGCTCTCAAACTGCAACTCTACATGCTATGATTTTAATGGCACTTTTTCT ccAATCTGGGCTGATGAAGGAGAACAATCAATTGGAACCCAAATGAATAAAAGCAGCAAAAATCTCTTAAAGTTTCCATCTTTTTTCCCAGAAAGAGTCTCTCCTAGAGTTTTGACTAATCAAAGATCATCTTCAAGATTATCAAAACCAGCACCATATAACAAAGATTCAGATTCAGAACCCGATGATAATAATTGTTGTTCCATATCTTCATCCGATTCAGATACAGAATTATAT GACAAAAACATTGAAATGTCATCATTGGACACAAAGCAAACTGAGCCTCAGAAACAGAAGCAGTCCATCATAACAGAATCAAG ttttgTTGATCCTCTCATGGAAGACTATGATAACCCGATTAATGAAGGAAAACATACACCCCCTAAAGATTTTGTTTGTCCAATAACGACCCATATAATTAATGATCCGGTCACTCTAGAAACGGGTCAAACGTATGAGCGGAAAGCCATTCAACAATGGTTAGAAAGAGGAAATTCTACTTGCCCGATTACTAGACAGAAGCTTCATAGCACTCAACTTCCAAAAACAAACTATGTGCTTAAAAGACTAATAGCCAGCTGGAAAGAACTGAATCCTAGCAATTCGGGTTCATTAGAAAACGAGCCCGTTTTTATCCCTCAGTTGAATTTTACTTCACCCGACAGTGTGATCAGCCAAGCAACTCTTGATGGAACAGTTAACGAACTAAGGACTTCGATCGCTAAACTTTGTAGTTCTGAAGTGTTAAAAGAGGCGGAAACAGCGGTTTTCAAGATTGAAAAATTCTGGCAAGAATTACCCGAATCAGGCATGGAAGTTGAACTCCAAACTATGCTTTCACAACCACCTGTTATTAACGGTTTTATAGAAATTCTTTTTAGTTCTATTGACACCCGAGTGTTAATAGCGACAGTTTACCTCCTTTCTGAGCTCGGGTCACGAGACAACAATGTGATCTCGACCCTTACACGGGTTGATTCAGATGTCGAATGTGTCATTGCCCTTTTCAAGAAAGGTTTATTCGAGGCTGTTGTTTTGATCTACTTGTTAAGGCCATCCACTGCTACTCTCCTTCAAATGGAAATGATTGATTCACTTTTGAGTGTCGCTAATAAAAAAGATGATGAGTTTTTTAAAATGTGTGTTAAACCAAAAGCTGCATCAGTTTTTCTGTTGGGACAGATTGTAACAAGTGGTGATGATGGTGCTGTTTTTGAAGTTGTTAAAAGGGTTATTTCTGGTAACGTGATTGAATGTATTATTAGCAGTTTACAATCTGAGTGGGTCGAAGAAAGAATGACAGCCGTTCGTATATTGCTGAGATGCATACAAGAAGATGGAAAATGTAGGAATGTGATTGCTGATAAGGCCGAACTTGCTCCAGTTTTAGAGATTCTTGTTGGATCAAATGACAAAGATCAGTTTGATATTGTTCAATTTCTTTCTGAGTTGGTTAAACTCAACAG GAGAACATTCAACAATCAAATCCTACATATCATTAAGGATGAAGGAACTTTTAGTACAATGCATACACTCCTTGTATATCTGCAAACAGCTGAAGCGGATCAACTGCCTGTAGTCGCTGGTCTCCTATTACAACTAGACCTTCTG GCTGAACCAAGAAAGATGAGCATATATAGAGAAGAAGCTATTGATACATTAATATCATGTCTTCAAAGTTCAGATAGCCCAGCATCTCAAAATGCTGCTGCTGAGACAATTTTGTCCCTCCAAGGCCGATTCTCATCATCTGGGAAGCCTCTCGTTCATAGTTATCTTCTTAAACAGGCTGGACTTGACAAAAGTTATCGATCTACAATGCGAAAAGAACAGCTCACGTACAATGTGGGAGAG GAAGAGGAGACGGCTGCTGAAGAATGGGAGAAAAGGGCAGCATTTGTTTTAGTGAGCCATGAATTTGGTCTTATATTTGAGGCATTATCAGAAGGACTAAAAAGTAAATATGCAGAAATTTGTTTGGCTTGTTTTGTGTCTGCAACATGGCTCGTACACATGCTCACACTTCTTCCTGATACGGGAATAAAAGGAACAGCACGAATCTGCTTGCTTGATCGCTTTGTGTCCATCTTCAAGTCTGCAAAAGACACACAAGATAAAGCTCTTTCAATGCTTGCTCTTAGCAGTTTTATTCATGATCCTG ATGGATTGACGGATATAAAAACACATATGAAAGATATATTGAAGGGTCTACGAGAGTTTAAGAAGTCATCAACAGTTGCATTTGAAATGCTTAAAGTGTTTTCAGAAGGGAGTGAATCTAGTGCT GATCTATGGAATCATAAAGAACTATCCCAACAAGATTGCATCACTAATGGAGAAGTTGTATCTGTTGTATGCGTTAAAGACAAGATCTTTTCGGGCCATTCAGATGGTACAATAAAG GTTTGGACCAGTAAAGGTAGTGATCTGCATCTGATCCTAGAAATCCGAGAACACTCAAAGGCAGTCACTAGCTTGACTGTTCTACCGTCCGGGGATATACTATACAGCGGTTCACATGATAAAACTGTCAGG GGGTGGTCGATTAGCAAGGATATGATTCAATGTGAACAAGTGTACGACGTCAAAGATCATGTTAACAATCTGCAGGTAGCAAACAGCATATCATGCTTCATCCCTCAAGGCGCTGGAATCAAG ATTCATGCATGGAGTGGAACGTCGAAGCTACTTAATTCTAGTAAATATGTCAAGTGTTTGGATCTTGTTCAGGGGAGATTGTATTCAGGATGTCACGATAATAGCATTCAG GAAATTGACTTGGCAACTGGCACACTCAGTAGTATTCAAAGTGGCTCAAGAAAGCTAATAGGAAAATCAAATCCAATTCACGCCTTGAAAGTTTACGATGGATTCGTATACTCAGTCAGCCCTTCTATAGAAGGAACTGCATTGAAG ATATGGGACGCTACAAACTACAGTTTAATCCAATCGGTGACGTTGGGGAGTGAAGTACGGACAATGGTGATTAGCTCAGATATGATATATATGGGTTGCAAAGGTGGGATTATCGAAGTTTGGTGTAGAAAGAAACTAAGTAGAAAAGAAACACTACAAACTGGTACCAGTTCTAGAGTTCTCTGTATGGCCCTACACCCCAATGAAGATGTCTTGGTCATTGGAACCTCGGATGGCAGACTTCAG GCATGGGGAGTGAGTTGA